One Candidatus Paceibacterota bacterium DNA window includes the following coding sequences:
- the dprA gene encoding DNA-protecting protein DprA: MEEGNTINIQDKRYPELLKKIGKEAPEKLYYKGDWPFGTAQGKDDIFDNCLAVVGSRRLTSYGRKITEQLVTEIAAAGVTIVSGFMYGGDEAAHKATVEVGGRTIAVMPCGINMIHPEYQEELYNKILENKGLIISEFEGKFPPANWTYSKRNRIVAGLSKAVLIVEAGLNSGTLITAEFAKKFGRKIFAVPGPITSEVSKGTSQLLKEGAEVATDAGEILKFYGVSQKLGNLVSKKGTKFLNGSIEGKILEQLQREPMETDALARIFGLPAAKIGTTLSLMQLKGFIQQEGNKYYVS, encoded by the coding sequence ATGGAGGAGGGAAATACAATAAATATACAAGATAAAAGATATCCGGAGTTGTTAAAGAAAATTGGCAAAGAGGCACCGGAAAAACTTTATTATAAGGGCGATTGGCCCTTTGGTACGGCTCAGGGTAAAGACGATATTTTTGATAATTGTTTGGCGGTAGTCGGTTCAAGGCGTTTGACCAGTTACGGAAGGAAAATAACAGAGCAATTAGTAACAGAAATTGCGGCAGCTGGCGTAACTATAGTTTCCGGATTTATGTATGGTGGGGATGAGGCCGCTCATAAGGCCACGGTAGAAGTGGGGGGCAGAACAATAGCTGTAATGCCTTGCGGAATAAATATGATACATCCTGAATATCAAGAAGAACTTTATAATAAAATTCTGGAAAATAAAGGATTGATTATTTCCGAGTTTGAGGGAAAATTTCCGCCAGCCAATTGGACTTATTCCAAAAGAAACAGGATAGTGGCTGGTCTTTCAAAAGCGGTTTTGATTGTAGAAGCTGGATTAAACAGCGGAACATTGATTACGGCAGAATTTGCCAAAAAATTCGGAAGGAAAATATTCGCCGTGCCGGGTCCCATCACAAGCGAAGTGTCAAAAGGAACTTCGCAGCTCTTAAAAGAAGGAGCTGAGGTAGCGACGGACGCAGGAGAGATATTGAAATTTTACGGTGTTTCCCAAAAACTTGGAAACTTAGTTTCCAAAAAAGGAACTAAGTTTCTTAATGGGAGTATTGAGGGGAAAATTTTAGAACAGCTGCAAAGAGAACCGATGGAAACAGATGCTTTAGCCAGGATTTTCGGATTGCCGGCCGCGAAGATTGGCACAACTTTATCTTTAATGCAATTGAAAGGCTTCATCCAACAAGAGGGCAATAAATATTATGTTAGTTAA
- a CDS encoding ComF family protein, with product MREISRILENIKENIIDILLPRTCVACGKEGKYICEKCGLFLSEAPNVFMAGGLEEVVSAWEYEGLIKNIIFKIKYESMFDAINELVAKAFEIREPYIPEDTTITFVPMFKKKEKRRGFNQAELIAKKVGEITGREVLSLVEKIKDTPSQTKLSKKERIINVKDSFALFRPGLNKSLTKDVLLVDDVWTSGATMQECCRVLKRSGVKKVWGFTLARTV from the coding sequence ATGCGGGAAATTTCTAGAATATTAGAAAATATAAAAGAAAATATAATAGATATTTTATTGCCCAGAACGTGTGTGGCGTGCGGAAAAGAGGGAAAATATATCTGTGAAAAATGCGGTTTATTTCTTTCCGAAGCCCCAAATGTTTTTATGGCAGGCGGGTTAGAAGAAGTTGTTAGTGCGTGGGAGTACGAAGGATTAATTAAAAATATTATTTTTAAAATTAAATACGAAAGTATGTTTGATGCGATAAATGAACTTGTTGCAAAGGCTTTTGAGATAAGAGAACCGTATATTCCGGAAGACACGACAATAACTTTTGTGCCGATGTTCAAGAAAAAAGAAAAACGAAGAGGATTTAATCAGGCGGAGTTGATTGCTAAAAAGGTGGGTGAAATAACCGGCAGAGAAGTATTATCCTTGGTTGAAAAAATAAAAGATACGCCATCTCAAACTAAATTGAGCAAAAAAGAGAGAATAATAAACGTCAAGGATAGCTTTGCTTTGTTTAGGCCAGGCCTAAACAAATCCTTAACAAAAGATGTCCTTTTAGTAGACGATGTTTGGACAAGCGGAGCGACGATGCAAGAATGTTGCAGGGTATTAAAAAGGTCGGGAGTGAAAAAAGTTTGGGGTTTTACTCTCGCCCGCACCGTTTAA
- a CDS encoding O-antigen ligase family protein, with protein MEKRALEKILKFGKIVNLSRERLLLNIIKYGTYLTLLTPVVFSKSFFPPPFPPTIFFRIIVDIILIAYIILFVCNPNYRPKFNILTIVISLFLGILILTSFTGVNFEKSLWGNFDRMGGLLTFFHLFGFFIVLSNVFKNRKDWERIFSFSILVGVLVVSLILFSDQFSIKNGGTLWNSSLLASYLLFNIYLALTLFLIKGGGWRIFYGASLAVLLPTLFLSGCRGAILSFFIGLFLLILGYLIFFKRRLLKWFILGIFLISIISIGCILIIESDFIKNEFKTTWESPTLQARFIVWQTSWDGWKEKFLFGWGLENFDVVFFKYFNPKLVIVQQGGELIFDRAHNIIFDIGIASGLFGVLSYLAIFVASIFILLKTCREALDKKEAVFLMGVTVLLVVYFIQNLLLLDTINSYMMFFLILAFVGYILEQKKSEEFDRKETTKKSISPWLGVTLIMFVILIIYFGNIQPARASFYITRAMNESLGESIPLFQKSFKIHPMSRLDGNKYFYNKITQSLFDSCSMDREAIKNELNIAEEEFEKNIKENPLDFYLHLQLASIYNNSFQLTGDKEKLVLAESTLRKAIALSPRNQRGHWRLSDIMFSQGKYKEQFELLQKVIDLDPRLREFHWYLAMAYKMAGEEELSREKIDDIKRRESELVGGQTVLMGALNFYQNKEDYYAVAYALQELIKNNLTKVLFDIQEVLKDNPQDLNANRMLLGIYLQLGEMDKAKEQRENILDYSELEKTYIDTILKDIEKNYTKPPE; from the coding sequence ATGGAGAAGAGGGCATTGGAAAAAATATTGAAATTTGGAAAAATTGTCAATCTGTCAAGAGAGAGGTTGCTTTTGAATATAATTAAATATGGTACATATTTAACCTTATTAACTCCTGTCGTTTTCTCTAAGTCTTTCTTCCCTCCTCCGTTTCCTCCGACAATTTTCTTTAGGATAATAGTAGACATTATTTTGATCGCCTATATTATTTTGTTCGTTTGCAATCCCAATTATCGGCCAAAATTTAACATTTTGACCATCGTTATTTCTTTATTTTTAGGGATTCTTATTTTAACCTCTTTTACCGGAGTTAATTTCGAAAAATCTCTTTGGGGTAATTTTGACAGAATGGGTGGACTATTAACTTTCTTTCATCTTTTTGGCTTTTTTATTGTTTTAAGCAATGTATTTAAAAACAGAAAAGATTGGGAAAGAATTTTTTCCTTTTCGATTTTAGTAGGAGTTTTAGTTGTTTCTTTGATTTTATTCAGTGATCAATTTTCTATCAAAAACGGAGGAACATTGTGGAATTCTTCTTTACTCGCTTCTTATCTCCTTTTTAATATATATCTTGCCTTAACTTTATTTTTAATAAAAGGAGGGGGCTGGCGCATTTTTTATGGGGCGAGTTTAGCAGTTTTACTCCCAACTTTATTTCTTTCTGGTTGTCGCGGGGCAATACTTTCGTTTTTTATCGGTTTGTTTCTATTAATTTTAGGATATCTAATATTCTTCAAAAGAAGGTTGTTAAAATGGTTTATTTTGGGCATTTTCCTTATTTCGATAATTTCTATCGGTTGTATCCTTATTATTGAATCAGATTTCATTAAAAACGAATTCAAAACAACTTGGGAAAGTCCTACACTCCAGGCGAGGTTTATTGTTTGGCAAACAAGCTGGGACGGCTGGAAAGAGAAATTTCTATTCGGCTGGGGACTTGAAAATTTCGATGTAGTTTTCTTTAAATACTTTAATCCTAAATTGGTTATAGTTCAACAAGGGGGAGAGCTTATTTTTGACAGGGCTCATAACATTATTTTTGATATCGGAATTGCCTCTGGCTTATTCGGAGTTTTGAGTTATTTGGCAATTTTTGTTGCAAGTATTTTTATTCTTTTAAAAACCTGTAGAGAAGCTTTAGATAAAAAAGAAGCCGTGTTTCTTATGGGCGTAACCGTTCTTTTGGTGGTTTATTTTATACAGAATTTATTGCTACTGGATACGATTAATAGCTATATGATGTTTTTCTTAATATTGGCATTCGTTGGTTATATTTTAGAGCAGAAAAAATCAGAAGAGTTCGATAGAAAAGAAACGACAAAAAAATCTATTTCTCCCTGGCTTGGCGTTACATTAATAATGTTTGTCATTTTAATAATTTATTTTGGCAATATCCAACCAGCTAGGGCTTCTTTTTACATTACCCGAGCGATGAACGAATCCTTAGGAGAATCAATTCCTCTTTTCCAGAAATCTTTTAAAATTCATCCAATGAGCCGATTAGATGGAAACAAGTATTTCTATAATAAAATTACTCAATCCCTTTTTGATTCTTGTTCTATGGATAGAGAAGCTATAAAAAATGAGCTTAATATTGCGGAGGAAGAATTTGAAAAAAATATCAAAGAAAATCCTTTAGATTTTTATCTTCATCTTCAATTGGCGAGTATTTATAATAATTCTTTTCAACTCACTGGGGATAAAGAAAAACTTGTTTTAGCTGAGTCTACTTTAAGAAAAGCCATCGCATTGTCGCCCAGAAACCAAAGAGGGCACTGGAGACTATCAGATATCATGTTTTCACAAGGGAAATACAAAGAACAATTTGAATTACTGCAAAAAGTCATAGATTTAGACCCACGTTTGAGGGAGTTTCATTGGTATTTGGCAATGGCTTACAAAATGGCGGGAGAAGAAGAATTGTCTCGAGAAAAGATAGACGATATAAAAAGAAGAGAATCTGAATTGGTTGGAGGACAAACAGTCCTTATGGGAGCGCTGAATTTTTATCAGAATAAGGAAGATTATTATGCTGTAGCTTATGCTCTTCAAGAGCTGATAAAAAATAATCTGACAAAAGTTTTGTTTGATATTCAAGAAGTTTTAAAAGATAACCCGCAGGATTTGAATGCTAATCGTATGTTATTAGGTATTTATCTTCAATTGGGGGAGATGGATAAAGCCAAAGAACAAAGAGAAAATATTTTAGATTATTCAGAACTAGAAAAAACTTATATTGATACAATCTTAAAAGATATAGAAAAAAATTATACAAAACCTCCAGAATAA
- a CDS encoding methyltransferase domain-containing protein: MDKRIKTKEIRKAKEILTYFEKWDINEELKVYLKFHYRRYEFLLKKVDGIISKIRRTSDNELLKILDIGPSFQTEILRQTLSKVIIDTLGIEEERSKSHFQYKHFCFDLNDCQYQKKWPKIGKYNLIIMAELIEHLYTSPNLVLVCIKTWLKKDGYLVIQTPNAISLGKRIKMLIGQHPYEMIRESRINPGHFREYTIKELLVIGEKLGFILVSCDLCNYFSGPSGIKRFIYNILGRILPKQFRDGITICFQKA; encoded by the coding sequence ATGGACAAAAGAATAAAAACAAAAGAAATACGAAAGGCCAAAGAAATTCTCACTTATTTTGAAAAATGGGATATCAACGAAGAGCTAAAAGTATACCTTAAATTTCATTATAGGCGCTATGAATTTCTTTTAAAAAAGGTAGATGGAATTATTTCTAAAATAAGGAGGACATCAGACAATGAGTTGTTAAAAATTCTTGATATAGGACCATCGTTCCAAACAGAAATTTTGCGTCAGACTTTATCAAAAGTAATCATAGATACATTAGGAATAGAAGAGGAGAGATCTAAATCTCATTTTCAGTATAAACATTTTTGTTTTGATCTTAACGACTGTCAATATCAAAAAAAATGGCCAAAAATAGGAAAATATAATTTAATTATTATGGCTGAATTAATTGAACACCTATATACTTCCCCAAATTTGGTGTTGGTATGCATAAAGACATGGCTGAAAAAGGATGGGTATTTAGTTATACAAACGCCTAATGCTATTTCGTTGGGTAAAAGAATAAAAATGCTGATAGGACAACATCCTTATGAAATGATTCGCGAAAGTAGAATTAACCCAGGGCATTTTCGAGAATACACCATTAAAGAACTTCTTGTAATTGGAGAAAAACTGGGTTTTATTCTCGTTAGTTGTGATTTATGTAATTATTTTTCCGGTCCGAGTGGTATAAAAAGATTTATTTATAATATTCTGGGGCGAATTTTACCTAAACAATTTCGAGATGGTATCACAATATGTTTTCAAAAAGCTTGA
- a CDS encoding glycosyltransferase, which yields MKILQITKLYHPWIGGVEKVVQQIAEGLTEKDKFEIEVLCCQPNGKRNVEEINGVKVYRASSFGLFWGMPVSFDFFRLFKKISQKADIIDFHYPFPLGDLAIFLFNPNKKIIVHYHSDIFRQKIINFLLKPLTLYTLKRALKIIISNPNLLKSSPYLKKFKEKCEIIPFGVNLKLFENYNKKEVESLKNKYGNFILFLGRINYYKGLEYLVEAVKDIKINLVIIGDGPLKEKLKNKVQKLDMIGKVFFLPAMKEKNLVNYYQACRAFVLPSIFESEAFGLVLIEAMACGKPVISTELGTGTSFVNQNGITGFVVPPKNSEFLTKVIKKIVANDEIVKEFGKNALNRAKKEFSLEKMLKRTVLVYQNI from the coding sequence ATGAAAATTCTTCAAATAACTAAACTATATCATCCGTGGATTGGGGGAGTGGAAAAGGTGGTTCAACAAATCGCCGAGGGACTAACCGAAAAAGATAAGTTCGAAATTGAGGTCTTGTGTTGTCAACCAAACGGAAAAAGAAATGTTGAAGAAATTAACGGAGTAAAAGTTTATCGAGCCTCAAGTTTTGGGTTATTTTGGGGGATGCCCGTTTCTTTTGACTTTTTCAGATTATTTAAAAAAATTTCTCAAAAAGCAGATATTATTGATTTTCATTATCCTTTTCCTTTGGGGGATTTAGCCATTTTTTTATTTAACCCAAATAAAAAAATAATAGTTCATTACCACTCAGATATTTTCAGGCAAAAAATTATTAATTTTTTATTAAAACCATTAACCCTATATACTTTAAAAAGAGCCTTAAAAATAATTATTTCTAATCCGAATCTTCTGAAAAGCTCTCCTTATTTAAAAAAGTTTAAAGAAAAATGCGAAATAATTCCTTTTGGCGTAAATCTTAAATTATTTGAAAATTACAACAAAAAAGAGGTTGAAAGTTTAAAAAACAAATATGGAAATTTTATTTTGTTTTTAGGAAGAATTAATTACTATAAAGGATTGGAGTATTTAGTTGAGGCAGTAAAAGATATTAAGATAAATTTAGTGATTATAGGAGATGGGCCTCTAAAAGAGAAGTTGAAAAACAAGGTTCAAAAGTTAGATATGATAGGTAAAGTATTTTTTTTGCCAGCAATGAAAGAAAAAAATTTAGTAAATTATTATCAAGCTTGCCGAGCTTTTGTTTTACCCTCAATTTTTGAATCAGAAGCCTTTGGTTTAGTTTTAATAGAAGCTATGGCTTGTGGAAAACCAGTAATTTCTACAGAATTGGGTACTGGAACATCCTTCGTTAACCAAAATGGAATTACTGGATTTGTTGTCCCCCCAAAAAACAGTGAGTTTTTAACGAAAGTTATCAAAAAGATCGTTGCTAATGATGAAATAGTTAAAGAATTTGGGAAGAATGCTCTTAATAGAGCAAAAAAAGAATTCTCTCTAGAAAAAATGCTTAAAAGAACTGTTTTAGTTTATCAAAATATTTAA
- a CDS encoding transposase, which translates to MRKEKITIDSFAHIYNRGNRKQPIVCDSKDKWHFLEMLYYFNDEFTLMNPFRDVQKLFKTGPNKPFIRPLTWPERKPLVKIMAFSLLENHFHLFLKEIREGGITKFMRRLGTGMATYFNEKYQETGRLFQGPYKSKLINEEIYFKYLSVYIQVKNVFELYPGGLNEAIRNFDKAYEWAIKYPYSSLGDYAGERNSPIIDKDILGELFSGPEEYKEFSEQCLTRIELSNKLGKLTLED; encoded by the coding sequence ATGAGAAAAGAGAAAATTACAATAGATTCATTCGCGCACATTTACAACAGGGGTAATAGAAAGCAGCCGATAGTTTGTGATTCTAAGGATAAATGGCATTTTCTTGAAATGCTGTATTATTTTAACGATGAATTTACTTTAATGAATCCATTCCGTGACGTCCAGAAATTGTTTAAGACTGGCCCAAACAAACCATTTATTAGGCCATTAACTTGGCCAGAACGAAAACCGCTTGTAAAAATTATGGCATTCTCTCTTTTGGAAAATCATTTTCATTTATTCTTAAAAGAAATACGGGAAGGTGGCATTACAAAATTTATGAGGAGATTAGGTACGGGAATGGCAACTTATTTTAATGAAAAATATCAGGAAACGGGAAGATTATTTCAAGGACCATATAAATCAAAATTAATTAACGAAGAAATATATTTTAAATATTTAAGTGTTTATATTCAAGTAAAAAATGTATTTGAACTTTATCCCGGTGGTTTGAACGAAGCGATTAGAAACTTTGATAAGGCGTATGAGTGGGCCATTAAATATCCTTATAGTAGCTTAGGGGATTATGCGGGAGAAAGAAATTCACCGATAATTGATAAAGATATTTTAGGGGAATTATTCTCAGGACCAGAGGAGTATAAAGAATTTTCCGAACAATGCCTTACCAGAATAGAACTAAGCAATAAATTAGGAAAATTAACACTAGAAGATTGA